gggctaCGGCTACCTCAAAAACGCCTTTTGGTGGTCCGGCATGACCCTCATGATCCTTGGCGAGATCCTCAACTTTGTCGCCTACGCCTTCaccgacgccatcctcgtcacgcccctcggcgccctctccgtcgtcatcaccaccatcctctCCGCCATCTTCCTCAAGGAGCGCTTGAGCATGGTCGGCAAGGTCTCGTGCTTCCTGTGCATTGTCGgctccgtcgtcatcgtcatgaATGCGCCACAAGAGTCGTCGGTCAAGAACATCCAGGAGATGCAGGCTCTTTTCATCACCCCCTGGTTCCTGTCCTATGCCGGTGTCATCATCGCTGGttccgtcgccaccgccttgTTCGCCGGCCCTCGCTGGGGGAACCGAAACATGCTCGTCTACATCTCCATTTGCAGCTGGATTGGGGGCCTCAGCGTCGTGTCCAcccagggcctcggcgccgccatcattGCTTGGATCAGAGGCGACCCCCAGTACAAGCACTGGTTCCTATGGGTGCTCTTTGTCTTTGTCATTGGCACACTCCTCACCGAGATTATCTTTCTCAACGTAAGTCGTCCCTCTTCCATGCCCATGACGCGTGGGCCACAACTCTCTAATCGCCATACCCCCCTTCGTACAGAAAGCCCTCAACATCTTCAATGCGGCCGTGGTCACCCCCACCTACTACGTCTActtcaccagcaccaccatcatcacgtCTACGATTCTCTTCAAGGGTTTCAAGGGCACGCCGACGTCCATTGTCACTGTGGTCATGGGCTTCCTCACTATAtgctcgggcgtcgtcctcTTGCAGCTGTCCAAGTCGGCCAAGGACGTGCCCGACGCTGCAGTCTTCAAAGGCGACTTGGACCAGATCCACACCATTGCGGAACAGGAACAGCCGGAGACGGAGCCCAAGGCCGATGCGATCCgcgggacggcggccatTGTGCGGCGCATCTCGCAGGCCCGCCAGCGCATGGAGGCGGCAGAGCTCAAGCGCCTGCACGAGGAGAAGATGGCcgatgccatggcgcccATCAATGAAAACGAGCCGCCTCAGTACGAGTGGGATGGAttgaggaggcggcgcaccGTGGCGTCGAGCGTGCGAGCGCGTTCGGCGACGTCTCCCAccccgatgacgccgccgcccccgcgcaGCCCTCACCTGCCCCTGGGCATGTCACGGCTGCCCAccgccgaagaagaggaggaatTTGAGGCCCAACAGCGGGCCGGGTTTTCTCCCGGTCTCTTGGGCGTT
This sequence is a window from Purpureocillium takamizusanense chromosome 8, complete sequence. Protein-coding genes within it:
- a CDS encoding uncharacterized protein (COG:U~TransMembrane:9 (o27-49i75-94o100-122i129-148o168-187i199-222o234-258i270-289o295-313i)~EggNog:ENOG503NWGD), which encodes MDELQLGMDLVARNGVAVGGAGERPPYFKAIGIGLAVGSGLFIGTSFVLKKVGLLRANEKYNEVAGEGYGYLKNAFWWSGMTLMILGEILNFVAYAFTDAILVTPLGALSVVITTILSAIFLKERLSMVGKVSCFLCIVGSVVIVMNAPQESSVKNIQEMQALFITPWFLSYAGVIIAGSVATALFAGPRWGNRNMLVYISICSWIGGLSVVSTQGLGAAIIAWIRGDPQYKHWFLWVLFVFVIGTLLTEIIFLNKALNIFNAAVVTPTYYVYFTSTTIITSTILFKGFKGTPTSIVTVVMGFLTICSGVVLLQLSKSAKDVPDAAVFKGDLDQIHTIAEQEQPETEPKADAIRGTAAIVRRISQARQRMEAAELKRLHEEKMADAMAPINENEPPQYEWDGLRRRRTVASSVRARSATSPTPMTPPPPRSPHLPLGMSRLPTAEEEEEFEAQQRAGFSPGLLGVFRGRSRTDATRVLYADGHHDGHDHDHDHDEARYGDHHGGPAPAQSPMHPVPLTEIIVPRYHSDDVVPTSHARHREHFLEGQDAEYHGAKGVSAQSLAPTPPPHSARRQFSFQRVFRRHTEPTEEERMGLVKDKEAEGDGPLAYI